A segment of the Centropristis striata isolate RG_2023a ecotype Rhode Island chromosome 15, C.striata_1.0, whole genome shotgun sequence genome:
aacttctgTTCTCAGATGTCAAGTAGGTTTTAAATTATGATATGAAAAATGTGtggaaaatacaaataatttgggaattaaaaaataaataaatcactagatttaaaaatcaagaaatacattccaatttaaataaaaatgaaaacatttaaatttaaaaaatgaatgaataaatataatgtcAAATGAAATGGGtgaatagcaaataaataaataggataaTTAATAGAAAggcaaataaagcagaaaaatctatttttattaattaatgagTGCCTacaattattttctatatttacaattttggtacatttaatgccaaattatatttattctctttattttagtttttttttttttcaggggtGCATTGGGGTGATTTCGCGATAtagtttattatctttatagCTTATAGCTATAGTTTTTAATCACCGTTTGACTTTAATCagacttgttgttgttgttgttgttgttgtttttctctgcaggtCGGAGAGATTTTCTCTGCAGCCGGAGCCGCTTTCACCAAGTTAGGAGAGTTAACCATGCAGCTGCACCCGGTGTCCGACTCCAGCCCTGcagggtgacacacacacacacacacacacacacacacacactttactgtgttttatATTCCACATTATTAAGGTTAAACGTTATTTCTGTGTTGTATAAACGTCGTGTTTTGGTCCTCAGAGCGAAGTGGACGGAGACGGAGATCGAGATGTTGCGTCTGGCGGTTCGTCGCTTCGGAGACGACCTGAACAACATCAGCACGGTGATCAAAGAGCGCACCGTGTGAGTTTTTCTCGTAAAATTTGTGAGGTTTTTCTGggaaatttgtgagtttttttctcgtaaatttgtgaggttttttctcgtaaatttgtgaggttttttctcgtaaatttgtgagttttttcttgtaattttgtgagtttttttatcataattttgtgagtttttctcgtaaatttgtgagttttttctcataaatttgtgagttttttcttgtaaatttgtgaggtttttctcgtacatttgtgagtttttctcgtaagtttgtgagtttttttctcgtaaatttgtgagtttttttctcgtaaatttgtgagttttttctcataaatttgtgagtttttttctcgtaaatttgtgagtttttgtcgtaaatttgtgagatttttcttggaaatttgtgagtttttgtcgtaaatttgtgagatttttcttgttaatttgcgagtttttctcgtaaatttgtgagttttttcttgtaagtttgtgagtttttctcgtaaagttgtgagtttttttctcgttaatttgtgagtttttgtctcgtaaatttgtgatttttttctcgtaaatttgtgagtttttttctcgtaaatttgtgagtttttttactGTGTGAGTCTCAACCTGCTACgcgcacaacaacaacaacaacaactacaccAAACTACAGCTGTAGTGGCTTCCTGCTGGTTTCAGGGTTTTATATATCTCCTTTATTTAACAAGgtaaaaagtctcgttgagattaaaaaaatctcttttccaagagagacctggctaagaaagcagcataaaaagtgacaagttacaacatttaaacacagtttacataaacaattaaatacaaatacatcacaacaacagtgaaAGAGCCTCAAGTAGAGACTCATACGGAGCACCACATTCTACCACTTTATaaatgcctacatttattttcaatgtTAGGTAAATGTAATgccataatctttttttttaaacccctgCAGCTtaattttaaacaataaaatattacaataacaaaaaaataaatatttttctcttgAGATACAGgtatatttgttgttgttgttgttgctattgtatatattttttaagtattttatctCTCGTTTTCCATGAAAATGAATAACCTAAATCAGGTGAAACCCTTGAAAATCAAGATGATTTTGAAAACTTACGTACAACATATTTTCCCTCTATAAGTTGTTTGTGATCAACCCAAAACCTTTTGTTCAAACCTGTAAAATGTACTGAAcctgaatgtttttgttgttgtttaccttgtttatcttgtttattttgtgtccccGCAGCGCTCAGATAAAGAGCACGGTGAAGAGGAAGCTATACGAGGACAGCAGGGTCCCCATCTCGTCTGAGTCCCCCAAGAAGACCGTCAAGAAGACCGCCGTCGCCATGACGACGGCTCCAGCGCTCGCCACCCCCGCCATGATCGCCGTGCCGACCTCGCAGGTCGTGGTGGCGTCGGGCATGCAGAGCAGCCCGTCTCTGGCCCCGCCCATCAAGAAGCAGAAGACAGCAGGTAACCTGCAGTAACACAccttattgtgtcctcttgtgtgtgggtctttgtgcatcctggggtcctaaacagtctgtgagctgcatgaatggggtctgagtgtaaagctgagactcttgtggatccaATGAGCCCAATCTCACAAGGTTCATCcgtacatatttgatatccttatgggacattttacatttttgacgcCCCGTTGCGTGAGGCATCCTATAACTGTTAGAGATAAAATCGCTACATTaatggtgccccgtgtgaggcagCATATATTTGTAATAAGGCATCCTAAAATCCCTCAGCTGGTTAATAACTGACCtgcagatatctgaatgaaaacaagTTCTATGTttccccacgagtctctttgTAGACATGCTGGaacctgcagtaaatgtgttgttgtgtcctcttgtgtgtgggtctttgtgcatcctggggtccctaaacagtctgtgagctgcataaatggggtcttcTTAACGAGTCGTTAAGAGCAAGTCgaagcgtccagtctgcaaattgctaacagtgtgtatgtgctaacaggctaacagttagctgtgtagcagtacagtgtgtatgtgctaacaggctaacagttagctctgtagcagtaca
Coding sequences within it:
- the LOC131987228 gene encoding chromatin complexes subunit BAP18-like; protein product: MTSASAKVGEIFSAAGAAFTKLGELTMQLHPVSDSSPAGAKWTETEIEMLRLAVRRFGDDLNNISTVIKERTVAQIKSTVKRKLYEDSRVPISSESPKKTVKKTAVAMTTAPALATPAMIAVPTSQVVVASGMQSSPSLAPPIKKQKTADVTLSALNDSDVNSDLVDIEGLGDGSSNKKLNFDQESLNLDSSLIMNSSDLPLLSR